A region of Lycium barbarum isolate Lr01 chromosome 1, ASM1917538v2, whole genome shotgun sequence DNA encodes the following proteins:
- the LOC132637490 gene encoding uncharacterized protein LOC132637490 isoform X1 gives MAPSKKGKAKKNSTELSSESAKYPGCIRAVAPSSVAITIHAKPGSKQATVTDMNEDAVGVQIDAPAKDGEANAALLDYISSVIFILSWFVLKRKPKEKCHRNTKLILVLWILERESTCKLWELLGSKKDKFL, from the exons ATGGCTCCCTCGAAGAAAGGCAAGGCTAAAAAGAACTCAACGGAGTTATCCAGTGAGTCAGCCAAATATCCAGGGTGTATTCGTGCCGTTGCTCCATCCTCCGTGGCGATCACCATCCATGCCAAGCCAGGCTCCAAACAAGCCACCGTCACAGATATGAATGAGGACGCAGTTGGTGTCCAAATTGACGCACCTGCCAAAGATGGTGAAGCTAATGCTGCTCTTCTCGACTATATAAGCTCC GTGATTTTCATCTTGAGTTGGTTTGTCTTAAAAAGGAAGCCGAAAGAAAAATGTCACAGGAATACTAAACTCATCCTTGTTCTTTGGATCTTGGAGAGGGAAAGTACTTGCAAATTGTGGGA GTTGTTGGGGTCAAAAAAAGACAAGTTTCTATAG
- the LOC132637490 gene encoding uncharacterized protein LOC132637490 isoform X2, with amino-acid sequence MAPSKKGKAKKNSTELSSESAKYPGCIRAVAPSSVAITIHAKPGSKQATVTDMNEDAVGVQIDAPAKDGEANAALLDYISSVVGVKKRQVSIGSGSKSRDKVIIVEDVTLQSVFDALDKAVKNQ; translated from the exons ATGGCTCCCTCGAAGAAAGGCAAGGCTAAAAAGAACTCAACGGAGTTATCCAGTGAGTCAGCCAAATATCCAGGGTGTATTCGTGCCGTTGCTCCATCCTCCGTGGCGATCACCATCCATGCCAAGCCAGGCTCCAAACAAGCCACCGTCACAGATATGAATGAGGACGCAGTTGGTGTCCAAATTGACGCACCTGCCAAAGATGGTGAAGCTAATGCTGCTCTTCTCGACTATATAAGCTCC GTTGTTGGGGTCAAAAAAAGACAAGTTTCTATAGGTTCTGGGTCGAAATCCAGGGATAAGGTCATCATTGTGGAGGATGTTACTTTGCAGAGTGTTTTCGATGCTTTAGACAAAGCTGTGAAAAATCAGTGA